One genomic region from Gossypium hirsutum isolate 1008001.06 chromosome D13, Gossypium_hirsutum_v2.1, whole genome shotgun sequence encodes:
- the LOC107920754 gene encoding reactive Intermediate Deaminase A, chloroplastic — MAWCSLRSIHVPTVDVGLLRTRSPLAAVGGVVAGSSFLRSSSRNGSPFACLSLSTSPGIKEAVATDKAPAALGPYSQAIKANNLLFVSGVLGLIPETGKFISDSVEDQTEQVLKNMGEILKASGADYSSVVKTTIMLADLKDFKKVNEIYAKYFPSPAPARSTYQVAALPLDAKIEIECIAALKA; from the exons ATGGCCTGGTGTAGTTTAAGGTCTATTCACGTTCCAACCGTCGATGTCGGATTACTACGCACTCGCTCCCCGTTAGCCGCTGTCGGTGGAGTCGTTGCCGGCTCTTCATTTTTGCGATCTTCCTCCAGAAATGGCTCTCCTTTTGCTTGCTTAAGCCTATCCACTTCTCCTG GGATTAAGGAGGCTGTGGCAACTGACAAAGCTCCAGCAGCATTGGGACCATATTCTCAGGCCATCAAGGCCAATAATCTTCTCTTTGTCTCCGGTGTTCTCGGTCTTATTCCAGAG ACTGGAAAGTTCATCTCAGACAGTGTAGAGGATCAAACCGAGCAG GTACTGAAAAATATGGGAGAAATACTGAAAGCTAGTGGTGCTGACTATTCCTCTGTGGTTAAGACGACAATTAT GCTAGCTGACTTGAAAGACTTCAAGAAAGTAAATGAGATCTATGCTAAAT ACTTTCCTTCACCAGCACCGGCTCGTTCGACTTATCAGGTAGCTGCATTGCCATTGGATGCCAAGATTGAAATTGAATGCATTGCGGCACTCAAGGCATGA